The following are encoded together in the Tripterygium wilfordii isolate XIE 37 chromosome 3, ASM1340144v1, whole genome shotgun sequence genome:
- the LOC119987571 gene encoding probable UDP-3-O-acyl-N-acetylglucosamine deacetylase 1, mitochondrial isoform X1 has protein sequence MTIPPKCQSFFTGKSWLPCKLQLRSDRSMAAFSAVKSSRLISWRSTGRLQQTLAGCVELSGKTLHSGKICEVKIWPEFAGCGRYFDFQSKLVPASVDFAEESPLCTTLCKDGFRVRTVEHLLSALEAKGVDNCRIEIKSLDSEVGDVEVPILDGSAGKWVEVIEQMGLKVAVDQSGNSCDKLAPYLNEPMHVWRNDSFVAAFPSPKVLISYGIDFPQVPAIGCQWFSSAPFNGSFYAKQIASARTFCLYEEVERMHDAGLIKGGSLENAIVCSVSKGWLNPPLRFPDEPCRHKVLDLIGDLSLSATSGSQGFPVAHIVAYKAGHALNAAFARLIK, from the exons ATGACCATCCCGCCAAAATGTCAATCTTTCTTCACAGGCAAGTCTTGGCTGCCCTGTAAGCTTCAACTCCGATCCGATCGATCCATGGCCGCATTCAGTGCCGTCAAGTCCTCCAGGCTCATCTCATGGAGATCG ACTGGCAGGCTTCAGCAAACCCTAGCGGGCTGCGTAGAGCTGAGTGGGAAGACTCTACACTCTGGAAAGATTTGTGAAGTGAAGATATGGCCGGAGTTTGCAGGCTGTGGGAGGTACTTTGACTTTCAATCCAAATTGGTGCCTGCATCGGTCGATTTTGCCGAGGAATCGCCTCTGTGCACAACTTTATGTAAAGATGGTTTCCGAGTTCGTACTGTTGAGCACTTACTTTCAGCGTTGGAGGCTAAAGGTGTTGATAATTGCAGGATTGAAATTAAAAGTTTGGATTCTGAAGTTGGCGATGTAGAG GTTCCTATTTTGGATGGGTCAGCAGGTAAGTGGGTGGAGGTGATAGAACAAATGGGTCTGAAGGTTGCAGTTGATCAGTCTGGCAACAGTTGTGATAAATTGGCGCCATATTTGAATGAACCTATGCATGTTTGGAGGAATGATTCTTTTGTGGCTGCATTCCCTTCACCTAAGGTTCTTATCTCCTATGGAATTGATTTTCCTCAG GTACCTGCCATTGGCTGCCAGTGGTTTTCTTCTGCTCCGTTCAATGGCTCTTTCTATGCCAAACAAATTGCTTCTGCAAGAACCTTCTGCTTGTATGAGGAG GTGGAACGAATGCATGATGCTGGACTAATTAAAGGTGGCTCGCTGGAAAATGCTATCGTTTGTAG TGTCAGTAAAGGTTGGTTGAACCCACCACTTCGTTTCCCTGATGAACCTTGTCGCCATAAGGTATTGGATCTCATTGGTGACCTTTCCCTTTCTGCGACGTCTGGAAGTCAAGGGTTTCCCGTGGCCCATATAGTTGCTTACAAG GCTGGCCATGCATTAAACGCTGCTTTTGCCCGTCTTATCAAGTGA
- the LOC119987571 gene encoding probable UDP-3-O-acyl-N-acetylglucosamine deacetylase 1, mitochondrial isoform X2: protein MTIPPKCQSFFTGKSWLPCKLQLRSDRSMAAFSAVKSSRLISWRSTGRLQQTLAGCVELSGKTLHSGKICEVKIWPEFAGCGRYFDFQSKLVPASVDFAEESPLCTTLCKDGFRVRTVEHLLSALEAKGVDNCRIEIKSLDSEVGDVEVPILDGSAGKWVEVIEQMGLKVAVDQSGNSCDKLAPYLNEPMHVWRNDSFVAAFPSPKVLISYGIDFPQVERMHDAGLIKGGSLENAIVCSVSKGWLNPPLRFPDEPCRHKVLDLIGDLSLSATSGSQGFPVAHIVAYKAGHALNAAFARLIK, encoded by the exons ATGACCATCCCGCCAAAATGTCAATCTTTCTTCACAGGCAAGTCTTGGCTGCCCTGTAAGCTTCAACTCCGATCCGATCGATCCATGGCCGCATTCAGTGCCGTCAAGTCCTCCAGGCTCATCTCATGGAGATCG ACTGGCAGGCTTCAGCAAACCCTAGCGGGCTGCGTAGAGCTGAGTGGGAAGACTCTACACTCTGGAAAGATTTGTGAAGTGAAGATATGGCCGGAGTTTGCAGGCTGTGGGAGGTACTTTGACTTTCAATCCAAATTGGTGCCTGCATCGGTCGATTTTGCCGAGGAATCGCCTCTGTGCACAACTTTATGTAAAGATGGTTTCCGAGTTCGTACTGTTGAGCACTTACTTTCAGCGTTGGAGGCTAAAGGTGTTGATAATTGCAGGATTGAAATTAAAAGTTTGGATTCTGAAGTTGGCGATGTAGAG GTTCCTATTTTGGATGGGTCAGCAGGTAAGTGGGTGGAGGTGATAGAACAAATGGGTCTGAAGGTTGCAGTTGATCAGTCTGGCAACAGTTGTGATAAATTGGCGCCATATTTGAATGAACCTATGCATGTTTGGAGGAATGATTCTTTTGTGGCTGCATTCCCTTCACCTAAGGTTCTTATCTCCTATGGAATTGATTTTCCTCAG GTGGAACGAATGCATGATGCTGGACTAATTAAAGGTGGCTCGCTGGAAAATGCTATCGTTTGTAG TGTCAGTAAAGGTTGGTTGAACCCACCACTTCGTTTCCCTGATGAACCTTGTCGCCATAAGGTATTGGATCTCATTGGTGACCTTTCCCTTTCTGCGACGTCTGGAAGTCAAGGGTTTCCCGTGGCCCATATAGTTGCTTACAAG GCTGGCCATGCATTAAACGCTGCTTTTGCCCGTCTTATCAAGTGA